One Rosa chinensis cultivar Old Blush chromosome 3, RchiOBHm-V2, whole genome shotgun sequence DNA window includes the following coding sequences:
- the LOC112192750 gene encoding calmodulin-7: MADQLTDDQISEFKEAFSLFDKDGDGCITTKELGTVMRSLGQNPTEAELQDMINEVDADGNGTIDFPEFLNLMARKMKDTDSEEELKEAFRVFDKDQNGFISAAELRHVMTNLGEKLTDEEVDEMIREADVDGDGQINYEEFVKVMMAK, encoded by the exons ATGGCCGATCAACTCACCGATGATCAGATCTCTGAGTTCAAGGAAGCCTTCAGCCTCTTCGACAAGGACGGCGATG GTTGTATCACTACCAAGGAGCTTGGGACGGTCATGAGGTCACTGGGCCAGAACCCAACTGAGGCTGAGCTCCAGGACATGATCAATGAAGTGGATGCTGATGGTAATGGGACCATCGATTTTCCTGAATTCTTAAACCTCATGGCAAGGAAGATGAAAGACACTGACTCTGAGGAGGAGTTGAAAGAAGCTTTTAGAGTTTTTGACAAGGATCAGAATGGTTTCATATCTGCTGCTGAGCTGCGTCATGTGATGACAAACCTTGGGGAGAAGCTCACTGATGAGGAAGTGGATGAGATGATTCGTGAGGCTGATGTTGATGGTGATGGACAGATAAATTATGAGGAGTTTGTCAAGGTGATGATGGCTAAGTGA
- the LOC112192745 gene encoding alpha/beta hydrolase domain-containing protein 17B isoform X1: MGGVTSSIAAKFAFFPPNPPSYRVIADDSCGGRLYIPEVPRRDDVDILKLRTRRGNEIVAVHVKHPKASATMLYSHGNAADLGQMFELFVELSARLRVNLMGYDYSGYGQSTGKASECNTYADIDAAYKCLKEQCGVKDEQLILYGQSVGSGPTVDLASRIPTLRGVVLHSPIMSGLRVLYPVKRTYWFDIYKNIDKIAMVNCPILVIHVYTAFSILIPYHFFFPNSSFMIFFQGTADEVVDSSHGKQLWVLCKEKYEPLWISGGGHCNLELYPEFIKHLKKFVQSLGKSKSATDGSKKNTVDSDGQRKNSETGTSDSLELAADLSEVSRNSLDSRLEKSKKSNKPEKSRMSTDRVDTFRRKKGLVW, translated from the exons ATGGGAGGAGTGACGTCTTCAATCGCAGCCAAGTTCGCCTTCTTCCCGCCGAATCCACCTTCGTACAGAGTCATCGCAGACGATTCCTGCGGAGGAAGACTCTACATTCCTGAGGTTCCCAGAAGGGACGACGTGGATATCCTCAAGCTCAGGACTCGCCGTGGCAATGAAATCGTCGCCGTCCACGTCAAGCACCCCAAGGCTTCTGCCACTATGCTTTATTCCCATGGAAATGCTGCTGATTTGGGCCAGATGTTCGAGCTGTTTGTTGAATTGAGCGCTCGCCTTCGGGTTAATTTAATGGG GTATGATTACTCTGGCTATGGGCAGTCAACTGGAAAG GCATCTGAATGTAATACATACGCGGATATTGATGCAGCATATAAATGCCTCAAGGAGCAGTGTGGGGTCAAGGATGAACAACTGATATTATATGGTCAGTCTGTTGGTAGTGGCCCCACTGTTGATCTTGCTTCACGTATACCAACCTTGAGAGGTGTAGTATTACACAGTCCCATTATGTCCGGGTTGAGGGTGTTGTACCCTGTCAAGCGGACATACTGGTTTGATATTTACAAG AATATCGATAAAATTGCAATGGTGAACTGCCCTATCCTGGTTATACAT GTATATACAGCATTTTCAATCCTCATCccttaccattttttttttcccaattcttcattcatgattttttttcaG GGGACAGCAGATGAAGTTGTAGATTCCTCCCACGGCAAGCAGCTTTGGGTTCTTTGCAAGGAAAAGTATGAACCTTTGTGGATTAGTGGAGGTGGACATTGCAATCTTGAGCTTTACCCAGAATTTATTAAACATCTAAAGAAATTTGTACAGAGTCTTGGCAAGTCAAAATCCGCCACagatggttcaaaaaaaaatacagtTGATTCTGATGGCCaaagaaaaaattctgaaaCAGGTACTTCAGATTCGCTTGAATTGGCTGCAGATCTATCAGAAGTTTCTAGAAACAGTTTAGATAGTCGACTTGAGAAGTCTAAAAAGTCTAACAAACCTGAGAAGTCTCGAATGAGCACCGACCGAGTTGACACCTTTAGAAGAAAAAAGGGTTTGGTGTGGTGA
- the LOC112192745 gene encoding alpha/beta hydrolase domain-containing protein 17B isoform X2 gives MGGVTSSIAAKFAFFPPNPPSYRVIADDSCGGRLYIPEVPRRDDVDILKLRTRRGNEIVAVHVKHPKASATMLYSHGNAADLGQMFELFVELSARLRVNLMGYDYSGYGQSTGKASECNTYADIDAAYKCLKEQCGVKDEQLILYGQSVGSGPTVDLASRIPTLRGVVLHSPIMSGLRVLYPVKRTYWFDIYKNIDKIAMVNCPILVIHGTADEVVDSSHGKQLWVLCKEKYEPLWISGGGHCNLELYPEFIKHLKKFVQSLGKSKSATDGSKKNTVDSDGQRKNSETGTSDSLELAADLSEVSRNSLDSRLEKSKKSNKPEKSRMSTDRVDTFRRKKGLVW, from the exons ATGGGAGGAGTGACGTCTTCAATCGCAGCCAAGTTCGCCTTCTTCCCGCCGAATCCACCTTCGTACAGAGTCATCGCAGACGATTCCTGCGGAGGAAGACTCTACATTCCTGAGGTTCCCAGAAGGGACGACGTGGATATCCTCAAGCTCAGGACTCGCCGTGGCAATGAAATCGTCGCCGTCCACGTCAAGCACCCCAAGGCTTCTGCCACTATGCTTTATTCCCATGGAAATGCTGCTGATTTGGGCCAGATGTTCGAGCTGTTTGTTGAATTGAGCGCTCGCCTTCGGGTTAATTTAATGGG GTATGATTACTCTGGCTATGGGCAGTCAACTGGAAAG GCATCTGAATGTAATACATACGCGGATATTGATGCAGCATATAAATGCCTCAAGGAGCAGTGTGGGGTCAAGGATGAACAACTGATATTATATGGTCAGTCTGTTGGTAGTGGCCCCACTGTTGATCTTGCTTCACGTATACCAACCTTGAGAGGTGTAGTATTACACAGTCCCATTATGTCCGGGTTGAGGGTGTTGTACCCTGTCAAGCGGACATACTGGTTTGATATTTACAAG AATATCGATAAAATTGCAATGGTGAACTGCCCTATCCTGGTTATACAT GGGACAGCAGATGAAGTTGTAGATTCCTCCCACGGCAAGCAGCTTTGGGTTCTTTGCAAGGAAAAGTATGAACCTTTGTGGATTAGTGGAGGTGGACATTGCAATCTTGAGCTTTACCCAGAATTTATTAAACATCTAAAGAAATTTGTACAGAGTCTTGGCAAGTCAAAATCCGCCACagatggttcaaaaaaaaatacagtTGATTCTGATGGCCaaagaaaaaattctgaaaCAGGTACTTCAGATTCGCTTGAATTGGCTGCAGATCTATCAGAAGTTTCTAGAAACAGTTTAGATAGTCGACTTGAGAAGTCTAAAAAGTCTAACAAACCTGAGAAGTCTCGAATGAGCACCGACCGAGTTGACACCTTTAGAAGAAAAAAGGGTTTGGTGTGGTGA
- the LOC112194626 gene encoding uncharacterized protein LOC112194626 translates to MWDLSSPTAWWALKTLNMSMSDAGVLRKLQMNELEELRNDAYESSRIYKEKTKAYHDKMLCGKAFVVGQKVLLFHSRLKLFPGKLKSRWIRPFVVTHVFPHGAIQIRSEATGNEFKVNGHRLKPYYEPFWETTVEEDDLHIAPPPME, encoded by the coding sequence atgtgggatctttcctctccaacagcaTGGTGGGCCTTGAAGACATTGAACATGTCCATGAGTGATGCTGGAGTGTTGAGGAAGCTTCAAATGAATGAGTTGGAAGAGTTGAGGAATGATGCCTACGAGAGTTCACGGATTTACAAGGAGAAGACTAAGGCTTATCATGATAAAATGCTTTGTGGCAAGGCCTTTGTTGTGGGACAAAAAGTCCTATTGTTTCACTCTCGACTTAAACTCTTTCCTGGTAAACTTAAATCTCGTTGGATTAGACCTTTTGTTGTTACTCACGTTTTTCCTCATGGTGCCATACAGATTAGAAGTGAAGCAACAGGCAACGAGTTTAAGGTGAATGGTCATCGCTTGAAGCCATATTATGAGCCGTTTTGGGAGACAACTGTGGAGGAAGATGACCTTCACATTGCGCCACCTCCTATGGAATAA